The genomic DNA TCGCTGACGCCCGCTTCGCTGCAAGCCGCTTCGATCGCCGGACGCTCGGGACCGTCGCCAACGATCAACCAATGTGAGCCAGGAATCTGCTGGCTCACGCGTCGGGCGACGTCGACATACATCGCGTGATTCTTTTCCGGACGCAGGGCGGCGACGATGATTCCCAGCGGTGCGTCGCCAGGAATCTGCAGCTCTTCCCGGACCGCGAGCGCTGCATCGGGATCGGGAGAGAAACGCTGGACATCGACGCCATTGCGAATCGCAAAAACCTTGGCGTCGGGAAAACCTTCCTGATTGCGCAAGTAGTCGGCATGCGATGCCGCGACTCCGATGAAAGCCGATGTGATCGGTGTCAGAAGACGGTTCAAACGTCCGACTCCATCGGGCCAGCCGGTCGAATGCAACGCGCTGGCGATCACGGGGACACCGGCAAACCAGGCGGCCAACCTTCCCCAAAACATTTTGTCCCCAGCACCAACGGTCACGACGGCGTCGATCTTTTGGCGGCGGAACAGCGAGATCAAACGCGGCAGCGTCCGCGGGTCGAACTTCGACGCCAACAGATGGCTGTGCACCTCGACACGGTCGCGAATCGCTTCGCCCAATGGCCCCGGTTCTTTGAGACAACAGACCTCGGGAACGATTCGATTGCGATCGAAGCGATCGATCATGTTGACCAACAGCGTTTCCGCACCGCCGACCGGCATGCTGGTGATCACAAACATGGTTTTCAGCGGGCCGCGGCGATTGCGCGGCAGTTGGCGTCGAAACAGACGGATCATCATTTGGGTTCCATCAACGAAATGCGAAAGGTTTGAGGTCGGAGCGTTTTGCGAAACGGATCAGCCGACGAGTTCTTTGGTTTGTTCCCAGTTGCTTGCCGGCGGCAACCAGTACCGGATCTCGGGTCGCTGGTGCAGCTTGCGAGCGTCGAACGATAGCCAGTTTTTGAATCGGGACATCTCGGCATCGCCGTGGATGCGGCGGATGTGAAAGGCATCTTGGCCGGGCAGGTTGTACGCACCGTAAGCGCTGCAAAAACCTTGGAATCCAGCGGCATAAGCCGCTTGGATGCCAGCGATCGGAATGTTGTCGGGCAGCCCGTAAGGAAACGCAAAGTATCGCAGCGGCATATCCAAAGCAGCCCGCATCTCCGCGGCACCGTCGGTGATTTCGTCGCGGAACGCGTCGGCGGTGATCAGTTCTCCGCAATCGCAATGCGTCCGCGTGTGGTACCCGATCTCGACGCACGTGCCGGCGAGCGATTTCAATTCATCCAACGAATTGACTGGCAACGGGCAGCCGGCGGCGACATCGTGTGGGAACGGATCTCCCGTGACACAGTTGCCGTACGAAACGAAGTAGGTGCAGGGAATCTTGTTGCGAATCAGATAGGGCAACGCAAACCGGCAGTTCTCCGCATACCCGTCGTCGAACGTAATGTGGACCGCGGGGCGTCGACTGTCTTGCCGGCGGATGCGTCGCTGCACCTCCTGCATGTCGATCACTTCAAACCGCTCGCGAATCCATTCCATCTGCTCCTGGAACAGATCGCAGGGAATCGTCCAGTCGTTGGGATGTTCGTCGGCGACGCGGTGATAGAACAGCACCGAGATCGGTGCTTGGCCCTTCGCACCCAGGCGACGTAGCTGAAGCTGTCGGCAAGGGGTTGAAACGACGCGGCGGAGGTCGATTGCAAGTTGACGGAAATTGGACATGGAAGCGACAGCGCGTGTATCTAGGGAACAGGACATATTCCCAATGGATACGTCTTCCGACGCCGCTGGCAAATCAAACCGGTCGCTCGTGACCACCTGACCGCCGATCCGACAACGATCGCTACGGATTACAACGATCGTTTGCTCTGTGCCGAGATTAGCGTTGTCGATCCGATCGGCGGTCAGCCGCCATCGGCCGCGCGGACGCAGATCAGACAATTGCCGACGCGCAGCACGATCGAATTCTCAACGACCGCCGCTCCGTAAAGTGTCGGCTTGCTGAACATCGCCACGCCGCGGCGGCGTTCGGGAGATTCCTCTTCGGCCAACAGCGGTTCGGCTGGCAGGGTCTCGTCGTTCCACGATTCGTTTTCCGCCAACACCTTGAACTCCCGCCCCGCGGCGATGACTGAGACGATCCCATGTTGGCCAAACAGATAGATCCGGTCGCCGATCCCGACCGGCGTCGCCCAACACGACTGCTTGGTCCGTTTGGAATAGATCGATTCGCCCGTCTGTGCATCGAAGCAATAGATGACGCCGGCGCGATTGATCCAATACGCCAAACCTTGGTGAACGATCGGCGAAGCCCAGCTCGGGACAGCGTCTTCGGCAATCCATTTGCGTTCCACGGTCCAGCCGTCGTCTTGCCGAGCGATCTGCAACAGACAATTCGAATCGGCCGCCGAGCCGGCGTTTTCGCCATTGCGACCGGGGGACGCGCCGATCAGAACGCGTCCGTTTCCATAATCGATCGGCGACGTACCGGTGTTCCCACCGACATCGGTGAACGACCACAACACATCGCCTGATTCGGGATCATAACCATCGACGCTGCCAGCGGAACTGACGACGATTTGCGTCGCACCGTCGACATGGATCACCGCCGGTGAACTCCAGCTGCGGCGAGACTCCCGGTCGACTTTCCATTCCGTTTTCCCGGTCGCCTTGTCGATCGCCAACAGCCCGCTGGGACCGTCGTGTTCGATCAAGACGAACATCTTCGACGCGGTTTGGCAGGGGGAAGCCCCGATCCCAAACTCCGCTTCAAAATCACCGAGTTCATCCACCAGCGACCGCTTCCAAAGCACTTCGCCAGCGTGCGAATAGGCGACGCAATCGCCACTCTCAAAAAAAACGATCAATCGGTCCTGATCAACCACCGGCGTTGGAGCGGCACGGCTGACGTAGTAACTGTTAGCAACAGGAGCCGAGTTTTCGATGCTCCGCCTCCACAATTCTTCGCCACTTTTCAAATCGACGCACACCGTGTGGTAGGTCTCTTTGTTGGGACCTTCGACACCGGTGACAAAGACCCGTTGGCCCCAGACGACCGGACTCGATTGTCCGTGTCCCGGCAGCGTCGCGCGCCAGGCGATGTTCTCGGTCGCGGTCCATTCCTGCGGAAGCGATTGGGTTGCGCTGGTCTGGGCCCCCGCACCAAGAAATGCGGGCCACCGCACGGGTTCGCCATTTGCCATGGCGATAAAAATTGTCAGGAACCAAAACATGCTTTTACCTTTCAATGATCAAAGTCGGGGCGAGGGACCAGCGGACGGCCGCGATTCGCGATCGGTCCGCTGGTTGATTTTCTGACCTGCAAACCTATTGAGTTGCCAACGGTCCTCGGACGGGAACGTGCAGCGTGACCGTTGCGGCATAACTTGTGAACTCGTATTCGTCGGTTTTCTCGTCGTCCGCTGTATAGTGAGCGACGATCAGATACCGATTGCCCGCCTTGGGGACAAACGTGGCCAGCCCGTCGCTGTCGGTGCGGAACTGGAATTCGGGATCGAATTCGCCCCGCAGTTCGGCACCTTGAGGGATGAAGCTGACGACGACATCTCCCTTCGGTTTGCCTTGATGCAGAACCTGCACCGTTACTGGCTGACCAACGGCCGTTTCGGTGAACGGGCACGTTTGCAGCACGACCTCAAACGGCATGCCGAGCGGCTTTTCGTGCGCGTGGCCAACGACCTTCGCATCGTCGATCGATTGGCTGACAAGCACGTAACTCTTCGCCGTGCGAACACCTCGCACGCTCTTGCCGTGCTGCATGACACGATCCAGTTGTACGGAGATGCAGTGGACGCCGGGGGCTTCTGCTAACAGAGGTTGAGTCCAGTAACCTTCCTTTTCCGCCATCGCTGTCGATGTCATTTGGTCGCGTAGATCGACGCGGGTGCCGTCGGGCAATTGATGATCGGCCGAGACCCAGTCGAGCGAAACGAGGCCGGCGAGCTTAAAGTCGCGGTGGTGGTTGCCGTGATTTCCCAAGCAGAGATCGACGTGTACGATTTCGCCCGGTGGCACGACCGGAACGTTGGTTTGCGTCCAGATGTCGTGGGCCGAGGCTGTTAGTTGAGCCAATGCGAAGAGGCTTGTCAGCAAGTAGGTCAGTTTTCGATTCATCGTTTTTTAATCCCAGAAGTTTGGTTTGGTTTGATTCTAGATCTGATATCGCGATAGCCCATTAATACTCGGGAATCACTTGGTTGTCGGCGATCGAGCCGATCAGTTGCCAGGTGTACCGGTCGATCGATTCGGCGACAAATCGCACCGAACCATCGGCTAGCAGCAGCGTGACGCCGCCGGGGTGACGGCTGCGAGCGCTCTTGCTCGCGGCGTATCGTGAATAGCAATCGTTCTCCAGAGCGTTGGGCCCTCGGAAATGATGATAGCCGGTATCGTTGACCGATCCGTCGGCCCACTTTTCGCCGCGACGAAAGATCACGGGACTCGAGTCGTTCAAGCACCAAGAATCGTCGATCGTTGCCGCCGATGCATTCCAGACGGAGGCGAGCAAACCTTCGGGGCTGTTGTTGGCGACGCCTCGGGTGCTGTCGGGACGTCCCGAACCAATCAACGTCTCGCTGAAGGCGGCGGTATGCGAAGTCCCATCAAGGATATCTCGGAATCGTTTTTGCGAATCGATGTAAAACAGGCCGTCGCAATGGACGTACAGACCGCCATCTTGAGCCGTCCCGTTATTGGCGTGGTAGTTGGTCGCGCCCCATTCGTCGCTGATCCGTTCATGGACATCGCTAGGGCACAAGAAAGTCGAGACCTGCGTCGCGACAGCGGCGCCCAAGTCGGGGTGCGTGACGACGCTCGGGGGTGGTCCCACCGAATAGATCAACAGCGGCTGCTGCAAATCGATCGCTTGATAAATCGCCGATTGCTCTAAATAGGGAGTCAGCAGTGCCAACGGTCCCCAGCGGTAGAACGATTGTTCCGAAGGTGGAACCGGTGCTTTGGCTTGGTCTCGCTGCGACGGAAACCGCTGCAGCGTGTCGTGGTGCATGTGCAGCGCCAGCCCGATCTGTTTCATGTTGTTGCTGCACGACATCCGCCGCGCAGCCTCGCGAGCGGCCTGAACCGCCGGCAACAGCAGCCCAACGAGGATGCCAATGATCGCGATCACAACCAACAGCTCGACCAGCGTGAAGCCGGCGCGAGGACGTTTGGCAGGTGAGGTGAAGGGGGAGTTTGATTTCATGAGTATGGAAAGTCTTTTGTCTATGGAGATTGGGTGGATCGATAGCCACGGCGCGATCGCATTTCGGCGCGCGGCAAGCGACGGAGGACAGACGTCGGATCCAGCATCTCGGCACGCGTGGCGACTTGATCGGTGCCAAGCAGCGCACAACGGTCCCTGGGATGGAATTCCGACGGAATCAAGAAACCGATGAAACGATCTGGAAGCTCCCCCGCTGCAAACGCTGCAGCGACGGCGCGGGGGGCGATCCGTGATTTGAAGGGATGAATCAGCCAGCAGGCGTTTACGTCCGGTTCGCCAAGGAACCGCGCAGCCACACTGATTTCATTCACTCAAGACCCGAACCTCCCGGGCGTTGGACGGCAGGAACGGCGCAACGGAGCATCCGAGGATTTCTTCGGCAAAGAAGAACGCGCCTACGGGTAGGGCTGCGCGGGAGCAAATTTCAGAGGATGGGCGAACTGATCGTCGAGCGACGTCCAGAACAATAGCGGCGGCGTGGGAAGCGCCAGCGTCGCTGGAACGATCTCGACAACGACGCTCGAAAGGACGTTCCAGAAGCTATCGATACCGCGACATCGTGCGGCATCCTCCAAGCGGACGATCCGCATTTTAGGAGACTCGACATTTGCCGTATCCGCCGTCGGTTCGTCCGCAGCCGCCTGCGTCGTCTCGCACTGGGAACCACTCGTCGAACAGCAGCAGCACGACTTTTTAGCGGGAGCGTCGTTGGCAGCAACCGCTTCTTTTGAAGCTCTTTGAACGCGAGCGATCAAGAAAGCGGGAGGCAGGACGTCGTTTTCCGCCGCCCATTGCAGCTTCTCCACATCGCTGTGGCAGCAGCACTTATCCCAGCAGAATTCCGCAGAAGAGCAGCCGCAGGGGCAAGCTTCGCAAGGGAATCGCCCGGTTTTCTCGGAAATCGGAGCGTAGGTGGGCAAACCGATTATGCCACACGCCAACACAACCAGCAACGTCAGGCAGATGCCACGTCGGGTTGTCGTCGATCGAATTGGATGAATGAAATCCAAGATAGCTTCAATCTACTAAGGCGTGCCAAGTCAGCT from Rosistilla carotiformis includes the following:
- a CDS encoding polysaccharide deacetylase family protein, with translation MSNFRQLAIDLRRVVSTPCRQLQLRRLGAKGQAPISVLFYHRVADEHPNDWTIPCDLFQEQMEWIRERFEVIDMQEVQRRIRRQDSRRPAVHITFDDGYAENCRFALPYLIRNKIPCTYFVSYGNCVTGDPFPHDVAAGCPLPVNSLDELKSLAGTCVEIGYHTRTHCDCGELITADAFRDEITDGAAEMRAALDMPLRYFAFPYGLPDNIPIAGIQAAYAAGFQGFCSAYGAYNLPGQDAFHIRRIHGDAEMSRFKNWLSFDARKLHQRPEIRYWLPPASNWEQTKELVG
- a CDS encoding outer membrane protein assembly factor BamB family protein, whose protein sequence is MFWFLTIFIAMANGEPVRWPAFLGAGAQTSATQSLPQEWTATENIAWRATLPGHGQSSPVVWGQRVFVTGVEGPNKETYHTVCVDLKSGEELWRRSIENSAPVANSYYVSRAAPTPVVDQDRLIVFFESGDCVAYSHAGEVLWKRSLVDELGDFEAEFGIGASPCQTASKMFVLIEHDGPSGLLAIDKATGKTEWKVDRESRRSWSSPAVIHVDGATQIVVSSAGSVDGYDPESGDVLWSFTDVGGNTGTSPIDYGNGRVLIGASPGRNGENAGSAADSNCLLQIARQDDGWTVERKWIAEDAVPSWASPIVHQGLAYWINRAGVIYCFDAQTGESIYSKRTKQSCWATPVGIGDRIYLFGQHGIVSVIAAGREFKVLAENESWNDETLPAEPLLAEEESPERRRGVAMFSKPTLYGAAVVENSIVLRVGNCLICVRAADGG
- a CDS encoding DUF4198 domain-containing protein; the encoded protein is MNRKLTYLLTSLFALAQLTASAHDIWTQTNVPVVPPGEIVHVDLCLGNHGNHHRDFKLAGLVSLDWVSADHQLPDGTRVDLRDQMTSTAMAEKEGYWTQPLLAEAPGVHCISVQLDRVMQHGKSVRGVRTAKSYVLVSQSIDDAKVVGHAHEKPLGMPFEVVLQTCPFTETAVGQPVTVQVLHQGKPKGDVVVSFIPQGAELRGEFDPEFQFRTDSDGLATFVPKAGNRYLIVAHYTADDEKTDEYEFTSYAATVTLHVPVRGPLATQ
- a CDS encoding DUF1559 family PulG-like putative transporter, encoding MKSNSPFTSPAKRPRAGFTLVELLVVIAIIGILVGLLLPAVQAAREAARRMSCSNNMKQIGLALHMHHDTLQRFPSQRDQAKAPVPPSEQSFYRWGPLALLTPYLEQSAIYQAIDLQQPLLIYSVGPPPSVVTHPDLGAAVATQVSTFLCPSDVHERISDEWGATNYHANNGTAQDGGLYVHCDGLFYIDSQKRFRDILDGTSHTAAFSETLIGSGRPDSTRGVANNSPEGLLASVWNASAATIDDSWCLNDSSPVIFRRGEKWADGSVNDTGYHHFRGPNALENDCYSRYAASKSARSRHPGGVTLLLADGSVRFVAESIDRYTWQLIGSIADNQVIPEY
- a CDS encoding glycosyltransferase, producing the protein MMIRLFRRQLPRNRRGPLKTMFVITSMPVGGAETLLVNMIDRFDRNRIVPEVCCLKEPGPLGEAIRDRVEVHSHLLASKFDPRTLPRLISLFRRQKIDAVVTVGAGDKMFWGRLAAWFAGVPVIASALHSTGWPDGVGRLNRLLTPITSAFIGVAASHADYLRNQEGFPDAKVFAIRNGVDVQRFSPDPDAALAVREELQIPGDAPLGIIVAALRPEKNHAMYVDVARRVSQQIPGSHWLIVGDGPERPAIEAACSEAGVSDRVHLLGTRHDTPRLLAASNLFLLCSHNEASPVSILEALACQTPVLSTNVGSVKESVRQGETGFLVPPGDAAAMAQHAVELLQTPRLAERLGEAGRELVVGTGSLEAMVDGYESLIQEQYDAQVHSPRSIWPQWEPLAGLGSRRARG